The following coding sequences are from one Bifidobacterium sp. window:
- a CDS encoding glycoside hydrolase family 13 protein: protein MTNSQRITLADSIRTNGETPNPWWTNAVVYQIYPRSFQDSNGDGFGDLKGITSRLDYLADLGVDVIWLSPVYKSPQDDNGYDISDYQDIDPLFGTLEDMDELLAQAHARGIKVVMDLVVNHTSDEHAWFQASRDPQDEHADWYWWRPARPGFEPGTPGAEPNRWGSCFGGSAWEYDPKRGEYFMHNFSKKQPELNWESKSLRQAVYSMMNWWMDRGIDGFRMDVIVMISKVMDENGKLPGEAGSLLEDTPVGPEGYSNPGPFCTDGPRLEEFLKEMRANVFEGREGVITVGEAPGLSPERTGVISDPANHELDMLFLFDHLSIDQEGSKWNVLPFEVPKLQDIMSREQEAVRQAGWASLYFDNHDQPRIVSRWGDTSTEELRDLSAKALGLLLHLHRGTPYIYQGEELGMTNAGFTRLDQYRDLESINLYHQRVEEAQVQDSASMLHGMAVMSRDNARTPMQWDSTTYAGFTASYAPKEPWISVNPNHATINAAAESRDEDSVLAFYRKLIELRHKNPVVAAGSWHLLDEGDAQVYAFTRELESTGERLLVVVNLSSRSAQIPEQTAQLLGIDQAGMMTTSLGAVDPSKVLISNYAQEKTAASLLTGKLSAWEALVYAL from the coding sequence ATGACCAATTCCCAACGAATCACACTCGCAGATTCAATTCGGACGAATGGGGAAACACCAAACCCCTGGTGGACAAATGCTGTGGTCTATCAGATCTATCCAAGAAGCTTCCAAGATTCTAATGGTGATGGTTTCGGTGATCTCAAGGGCATCACTTCTCGTTTGGATTATCTGGCTGATCTCGGCGTTGACGTGATTTGGTTGAGCCCTGTATACAAGTCTCCTCAAGATGATAACGGCTACGATATTTCGGATTACCAAGATATTGACCCGCTCTTCGGCACCCTTGAGGATATGGACGAGTTGCTGGCTCAAGCTCATGCAAGAGGCATTAAAGTCGTGATGGACTTGGTGGTCAACCATACTTCTGATGAGCATGCATGGTTCCAAGCATCACGCGACCCTCAGGATGAGCATGCTGATTGGTACTGGTGGCGTCCAGCGCGTCCTGGTTTTGAACCAGGCACTCCAGGCGCTGAACCAAATCGCTGGGGTTCATGCTTTGGTGGTTCCGCATGGGAATACGATCCCAAGCGTGGAGAATACTTTATGCACAACTTTTCCAAGAAACAGCCTGAGCTGAACTGGGAGAGCAAGAGCCTACGTCAGGCTGTGTATTCGATGATGAACTGGTGGATGGATCGTGGCATCGATGGTTTCCGTATGGATGTCATCGTAATGATTTCTAAGGTTATGGACGAGAACGGAAAATTGCCAGGCGAGGCTGGAAGTTTGCTTGAAGATACTCCGGTCGGCCCAGAAGGTTATTCGAATCCTGGCCCGTTCTGCACGGATGGTCCAAGGCTAGAAGAATTCCTCAAGGAAATGCGTGCGAATGTATTCGAAGGTCGCGAGGGTGTTATTACTGTTGGCGAAGCACCAGGGTTGTCACCTGAGCGCACAGGAGTGATATCTGATCCTGCAAACCATGAGCTTGATATGTTGTTCCTCTTCGATCATCTCAGCATTGATCAGGAAGGTAGCAAGTGGAATGTGCTGCCATTTGAGGTGCCGAAGTTGCAAGACATCATGTCTCGTGAACAGGAAGCTGTGCGCCAAGCGGGTTGGGCAAGTCTCTACTTCGACAATCATGATCAGCCTCGTATTGTGTCTCGGTGGGGAGATACCTCCACTGAAGAGTTACGCGACTTGTCAGCCAAGGCGCTTGGTTTATTGCTTCATCTGCATCGTGGCACTCCCTATATCTATCAGGGTGAAGAACTCGGAATGACGAACGCCGGTTTTACCAGACTCGATCAATATCGTGATCTCGAATCAATCAATCTATATCATCAGCGCGTAGAAGAGGCACAAGTTCAAGATTCAGCCTCAATGCTGCATGGTATGGCTGTGATGAGCCGAGATAATGCGCGTACTCCGATGCAATGGGATTCAACCACATATGCAGGTTTCACAGCATCGTACGCACCGAAGGAGCCGTGGATCTCTGTAAATCCAAACCATGCGACCATCAATGCAGCTGCGGAAAGCAGAGACGAAGACTCTGTTCTAGCGTTTTACCGCAAACTCATTGAATTGCGCCATAAGAATCCTGTGGTTGCTGCTGGTTCGTGGCATCTGTTGGATGAAGGCGATGCACAGGTGTATGCCTTCACCAGAGAGCTCGAATCCACAGGGGAGCGTCTTCTCGTAGTGGTCAATCTTTCTTCCCGTAGTGCTCAGATTCCTGAGCAGACTGCGCAGCTGCTCGGTATCGATCAGGCGGGAATGATGACTACATCGCTTGGTGCTGTCGACCCAAGTAAGGTGCTGATTAGCAACTATGCACAAGAGAAAACTGCAGCTTCACTACTTACCGGGAAGCTCTCTGCGTGGGAGGCACTGGTTTACGCTCTCTGA
- the otsB gene encoding trehalose-phosphatase has protein sequence MGRLIIVSNRLPMSLDISDDGSYSLRQNVGGLATAIGPYHKAHKDSIWVGWSGINPDDHTDEEIDRIRQEYEDRRCVPIFLSKHEVDGYYAGFSNDTMWPLLHDFAHEANFDPDTWQTYQEVNEHFLETLIPLLRKGDKVWIQDYHLMLLPQMLRKRFPDASIGWFLHVPFPSPEIFRSLPWSREILEGMLGADLVGFHTVDYAKNFEGSVELLLDKHSDKEGRFAMPDGHDAAVDAFPIGIDYNLYRRTSRSNLARMMRRGIEEAAGKRPHSRFLSSLTAESNAAAEASTKEGSWWSHYAHEELPELTLAKSAAAGSPKPNKVIVSVDRLDYTKGIPERLRAYQRMLEKYPEWAGHVTYYLLATPSRENVDTYKRLKEQVDQLVGQINGKYSLLSWSPIHYITRSLPIKPVCGIYAAGDVALVTPLRDGMNLVAKEYLACHDGRDGSLVLSDMCGAAAELSEAFIANPYDTEAVCEALHDALETSAEESTRRNIAMQARLKARTAATWCAGFISALEQVADVSSADKRLRMSQRNDLMDQWRKAKRRLVMFDYDGTLTPLARTPDRAKPTRALKELMRSIASQPGVDMIIVSGRGHETMNDWFSDLPVGLIAEHGVWFWKYPDVGASPEGIDPEETWSKGWVRALNLPDAQEWKKTIQPILEQAVATVPNSLIEQKDDAIAWHYRLSDQRVAENEKVKLLEALRMVTGKLGLMVMENAMVVEVCPVSTSKGQAVRPLVNSGAYDFMMAVGDDSTDETMFAVMPEDTWTIKIGQGLTKAHTRLQNPAALHRLIGYLNAESAVASVENSH, from the coding sequence GTGGGACGACTGATAATCGTATCGAACAGACTGCCGATGTCTCTTGATATCAGTGATGACGGGTCGTATTCCCTCCGGCAAAATGTTGGTGGTTTAGCAACGGCAATTGGCCCATATCACAAAGCACATAAAGACAGCATTTGGGTTGGTTGGAGCGGTATCAATCCTGATGATCATACTGATGAAGAAATTGATCGTATTCGACAAGAGTATGAGGACCGTCGATGTGTGCCGATATTCCTCAGTAAACACGAGGTTGATGGGTATTACGCAGGATTTTCAAATGACACTATGTGGCCATTACTCCATGATTTTGCTCATGAAGCCAATTTTGATCCTGACACTTGGCAAACATACCAAGAAGTTAATGAACACTTCTTGGAGACATTAATACCGTTACTGCGTAAAGGTGACAAGGTGTGGATTCAGGACTACCACCTGATGTTGCTGCCACAGATGTTACGCAAGCGCTTCCCTGATGCCTCTATCGGATGGTTCTTGCACGTGCCTTTCCCGAGCCCAGAAATATTCCGTTCACTACCGTGGAGCAGAGAAATACTTGAGGGCATGCTCGGAGCTGACCTAGTTGGTTTCCATACTGTCGACTACGCGAAGAATTTTGAGGGTTCAGTGGAGTTGTTGCTGGATAAGCACAGTGACAAAGAAGGTCGTTTCGCCATGCCTGACGGGCATGATGCCGCTGTTGATGCCTTCCCAATTGGCATTGATTACAACTTGTATCGTAGGACTTCGCGTTCGAATCTTGCACGCATGATGCGAAGAGGTATTGAAGAAGCAGCAGGTAAGCGACCACATAGTCGTTTCTTGAGCTCGCTAACTGCAGAGAGTAATGCAGCTGCTGAAGCTTCCACTAAGGAAGGCAGCTGGTGGAGCCACTATGCGCATGAGGAGCTCCCCGAGTTAACTCTCGCTAAATCCGCTGCGGCTGGTTCTCCTAAACCCAATAAGGTCATTGTTTCAGTTGACCGTTTGGATTACACCAAAGGAATCCCTGAACGTTTACGTGCCTATCAACGGATGCTAGAGAAATACCCGGAGTGGGCAGGGCATGTGACCTATTATCTGCTAGCTACACCATCAAGAGAGAACGTCGATACTTATAAACGCTTGAAAGAGCAGGTCGATCAACTCGTTGGACAAATTAATGGCAAATACTCGCTGCTCTCATGGTCGCCTATTCACTACATCACGCGATCGTTACCGATTAAACCTGTATGTGGCATCTACGCAGCCGGAGATGTTGCGCTAGTAACGCCACTGCGTGACGGTATGAATTTAGTCGCCAAGGAATATTTAGCATGCCATGACGGGCGTGACGGTTCTCTGGTGTTATCGGATATGTGTGGTGCAGCTGCGGAGCTGTCCGAGGCTTTCATCGCGAACCCTTATGACACAGAAGCTGTGTGCGAAGCTCTGCATGATGCACTAGAAACCAGCGCTGAAGAGTCAACCAGGCGCAATATTGCCATGCAAGCTCGTTTGAAAGCGCGTACCGCTGCTACATGGTGTGCGGGATTCATTTCTGCACTTGAACAAGTCGCAGATGTCAGTTCTGCGGACAAGCGTCTGCGCATGAGTCAACGCAACGATCTGATGGATCAGTGGCGTAAAGCGAAGCGTCGACTGGTGATGTTTGATTATGACGGTACCCTGACTCCCTTAGCCCGCACACCAGATCGGGCGAAACCCACAAGAGCTCTAAAAGAATTGATGCGCAGCATTGCTTCTCAACCTGGAGTCGATATGATTATCGTTTCTGGACGTGGCCACGAGACCATGAACGACTGGTTCTCTGATTTGCCGGTTGGGCTGATTGCTGAGCATGGCGTTTGGTTCTGGAAATATCCCGATGTGGGTGCAAGCCCTGAAGGTATCGATCCAGAAGAGACTTGGAGTAAGGGTTGGGTCCGCGCTCTCAATCTTCCAGATGCACAAGAGTGGAAGAAAACCATTCAGCCAATATTGGAGCAGGCTGTTGCCACGGTGCCAAATTCACTAATTGAGCAGAAAGATGATGCTATAGCTTGGCATTATCGACTCAGCGATCAACGCGTGGCAGAAAACGAGAAAGTTAAGCTTCTCGAAGCCTTGCGTATGGTGACAGGCAAACTTGGCTTGATGGTTATGGAAAATGCCATGGTTGTTGAAGTTTGCCCAGTTTCTACGAGCAAAGGGCAAGCTGTAAGACCTTTGGTGAATAGCGGCGCTTACGACTTTATGATGGCTGTTGGAGATGACAGCACTGATGAAACTATGTTTGCAGTGATGCCGGAAGATACTTGGACTATAAAAATTGGTCAAGGACTCACCAAAGCGCATACCCGCTTACAAAATCCTGCCGCGCTTCATCGTCTAATCGGTTATTTAAATGCCGAATCTGCGGTGGCTAGCGTAGAAAATAGTCACTGA
- a CDS encoding carbohydrate ABC transporter permease has translation MSHVQTAQGAAVKRPKKRSAFSNRKVDRAYYWMVVPAAVIFGLFLYVPFIQGVAYSFTNSQGFGDYKWIGFKNYVALFSDDRVGHAYLFTFLIAIAITILINVIAMFLAVALNSNLWFKNGFRAIYFIPYTLGVLVIGYVFKYIFMTPLPALGRALNISWLSESLLTSEHYAWVPIVFLAVWQGIAYSTLIYLAGLQTIDGEIYEAASIDGVNGWQRFSKITFPLIGPFFTINLVLTMKNALGTFDQVVALTNGGPDSKTETVTYLIYTGGLTGGEYAYQTANAVLFFIVLAIIAFVQLKFFGNKEKI, from the coding sequence ATGTCACACGTACAAACCGCGCAGGGCGCTGCTGTAAAGCGTCCAAAGAAGCGCAGTGCTTTCTCCAATCGCAAGGTTGATCGAGCCTACTACTGGATGGTTGTTCCAGCAGCAGTTATTTTCGGTCTATTCTTGTATGTTCCCTTCATTCAGGGCGTCGCTTATTCCTTTACCAATTCGCAAGGTTTTGGCGACTACAAGTGGATTGGTTTCAAGAACTATGTTGCTCTGTTCTCAGATGACCGTGTAGGCCATGCGTACCTGTTCACCTTCCTGATTGCTATTGCGATTACGATTCTGATTAACGTTATTGCTATGTTCTTGGCAGTGGCTTTGAACAGTAATCTGTGGTTCAAGAATGGGTTCCGCGCTATCTACTTCATCCCGTACACCCTTGGTGTGCTGGTCATTGGTTATGTATTCAAGTACATCTTCATGACGCCTTTACCGGCGCTAGGGCGAGCTTTAAACATCAGTTGGCTTTCGGAATCGCTGTTGACTAGTGAGCATTATGCTTGGGTGCCGATTGTCTTCCTTGCTGTTTGGCAGGGCATCGCTTACTCGACATTGATTTACCTTGCTGGTTTGCAGACTATTGATGGCGAGATTTATGAAGCAGCTTCCATCGATGGTGTGAATGGCTGGCAGCGCTTTAGCAAGATTACCTTCCCTCTGATTGGACCATTCTTCACCATCAATTTGGTGCTGACCATGAAGAACGCTTTGGGTACTTTCGATCAGGTCGTTGCTTTGACAAATGGTGGTCCTGATTCAAAGACTGAAACGGTGACTTACTTGATTTACACAGGTGGTCTAACCGGCGGCGAATACGCCTACCAGACTGCAAACGCTGTGCTGTTCTTTATTGTTCTGGCAATTATCGCGTTTGTTCAGTTGAAGTTCTTTGGGAACAAGGAGAAGATCTGA
- a CDS encoding ROK family protein has protein sequence MAGASSPDSHKIIADNTESQQADTQSTPVPQWFSGSPYTHQVAADIVQYGPIARTTLAQILDLSQGALSRITGDLLHLNVIEESSDSSDTRQSGRLPFGFSQQHNDNAERRGRPLTALQINANERTFIGINVRGNSALAVAVNARCEPIGEPHTIDFSYVSAEELSTLLVKPIEACVADTKKAGLPEPVLVGVSLGGHVVDNQIVTAAPFLHWNGNAPLAQLLTTKCTIPTILFNDLESAVRHECWFGAGVGVSRFALITIGAGIGYSIAQDGAPLNNSETSYGTATHIIVDPEGPRCYQGHIGCADCLVNDSIAEQYSELIGKTCSFEDFVSDARRGLRQATQLLNRTCFRLGVLIATITNAAMPQKVLIGGESSFLAEMSMELLRKGVESYRHSQAEPVPIEILDDNWINWGRSAASSAIERYIRG, from the coding sequence ATGGCAGGAGCGTCCAGTCCCGACTCACATAAAATTATCGCTGACAACACAGAATCTCAGCAAGCTGACACTCAAAGCACGCCGGTGCCACAATGGTTTAGCGGCTCTCCATACACTCATCAAGTTGCCGCCGATATCGTCCAATATGGGCCAATAGCGCGCACTACTCTGGCTCAGATTCTTGACCTTTCACAAGGCGCGTTGTCCCGCATTACCGGAGACCTTCTCCATCTCAATGTCATCGAAGAATCATCCGACTCTTCTGACACTCGACAGTCAGGCCGACTTCCCTTTGGCTTCTCGCAGCAACACAACGACAATGCTGAGCGAAGGGGACGTCCTCTCACCGCTTTGCAGATCAATGCAAACGAACGAACGTTTATAGGAATAAACGTTCGAGGTAACAGTGCTTTAGCAGTGGCTGTTAATGCTCGTTGTGAGCCAATCGGAGAACCACACACCATCGATTTTTCTTATGTATCTGCTGAAGAGTTGAGCACACTACTAGTTAAACCGATTGAAGCCTGCGTAGCAGATACTAAGAAAGCTGGCCTGCCTGAACCGGTCTTAGTTGGCGTTAGTCTGGGCGGGCATGTGGTCGATAACCAGATAGTTACTGCAGCACCATTCCTGCACTGGAACGGCAATGCGCCACTTGCACAATTACTCACCACCAAATGCACCATACCAACCATCTTGTTCAATGATTTGGAATCCGCAGTAAGGCACGAATGTTGGTTCGGAGCCGGGGTTGGAGTTTCGCGCTTCGCACTCATCACGATAGGTGCCGGTATTGGATACTCCATAGCCCAAGATGGTGCGCCACTAAACAATTCAGAAACCAGCTATGGAACAGCCACGCACATCATCGTTGACCCTGAAGGACCAAGATGCTATCAAGGACATATTGGGTGTGCAGATTGTTTGGTAAATGACTCAATCGCTGAGCAATATTCAGAGCTAATCGGCAAGACTTGCTCCTTTGAAGACTTTGTCAGCGATGCGCGCAGAGGACTGAGACAAGCTACTCAGTTATTAAACCGTACATGTTTCAGATTGGGTGTTTTGATTGCCACGATCACCAACGCTGCGATGCCACAAAAAGTGCTGATAGGCGGAGAATCCTCTTTTCTTGCCGAAATGAGTATGGAGCTCTTGCGCAAAGGTGTAGAAAGCTACCGACACAGTCAGGCTGAGCCGGTGCCTATAGAAATACTCGATGATAATTGGATTAATTGGGGACGATCTGCTGCTTCTAGCGCGATTGAACGTTATATCCGAGGCTGA
- a CDS encoding alpha-galactosidase, with protein sequence MSNTHTSEQTVWSHVEGKSALGPHIKVYYGQRSKADVGFAFVIADDQMPRIVYWGKALKHPEQLLDTYDALRPQRVSGSLNDTNWPSVLPTQAEAWSGVSRFVVRRNGIELFCSFSVIDVDTDCDGQVVVVKASDEEQHVGLEWRCELTPSGLLRQQATVTNMPGASGTLAVDKVELAFPVPEVASEILTTTGHHLRERSPQRQPFNLGRLEKASTVGRPDFDASLLLSAGVPGFGFTQGEVYSVHVAWSGNSLLSAERLAYTQGIIGGAETLVGGEIELDESQTYTTPWIYGSYGIGLNQVATRFHEYLRALHPQFAKKPRPVILNTWEAVYFDHSFDTLKALADKAQDSGVERFVVDDGWFMHRRDDTAGLGDWQIDPAVWPEGSQSLDALAEYVHKLGMEFGLWFEPEMVNPDSDVARAHPDWIIKPTANRLPMTGRSQQVLDLSNPDAYEYVFSAMDGLVAQLGIDYIKWDHNRLVTEAVSPRSGRPCVHQQTEAVYQIFRDLKQHHVGLEIESCSSGGGRVDLGILEVADRIWASDCVDPVERADIQRYTSLLVPPEMIGEHVGASPAHSTHRATSQEMRMATAFFGHMGIEWNLLKEPQSAIDTLAGWVEAFKERRGIFATGQAVHGDSSDPGVRLDGVVSEDKSHGVYRFTQLTTSKIYPSAPVRLPGLDPDALYRVKPLSVSRDISEIGNAQSDSGWWNEQGVVLPGALLMSSGLRAPSLHPAQAVLFEAELAQ encoded by the coding sequence ATGAGTAATACACACACATCCGAACAGACCGTATGGTCCCATGTTGAGGGCAAATCTGCTCTGGGACCTCATATCAAGGTTTATTACGGGCAGAGGTCTAAAGCTGATGTGGGTTTCGCGTTCGTTATAGCGGACGATCAGATGCCACGCATTGTTTACTGGGGGAAAGCCCTCAAACATCCAGAGCAATTGCTTGATACCTATGATGCACTCCGTCCACAACGAGTGTCAGGTTCATTGAACGATACTAATTGGCCTAGCGTTCTGCCGACTCAAGCAGAAGCATGGTCAGGAGTATCTCGCTTCGTGGTCAGGCGTAATGGCATTGAACTATTCTGCAGCTTCTCCGTCATAGATGTCGATACTGATTGCGATGGGCAAGTTGTTGTGGTGAAGGCCAGCGATGAAGAGCAGCATGTCGGCCTCGAATGGCGATGTGAATTGACGCCTTCCGGTTTGCTTAGACAACAAGCGACCGTCACCAATATGCCAGGTGCCTCGGGTACTTTGGCAGTCGACAAGGTCGAATTGGCGTTCCCTGTGCCCGAAGTAGCGAGCGAAATCCTCACCACGACCGGACATCACCTGCGAGAGCGCTCTCCACAGCGTCAGCCTTTCAACCTTGGCCGTCTTGAAAAAGCCAGCACCGTTGGACGTCCTGATTTTGATGCGTCCCTGCTCCTTTCTGCTGGAGTGCCAGGATTTGGCTTTACTCAAGGCGAGGTGTATTCAGTTCATGTTGCGTGGAGTGGCAATTCGCTGTTGTCTGCCGAAAGACTTGCATATACACAGGGCATCATTGGTGGCGCTGAAACACTCGTCGGCGGCGAGATTGAGCTGGATGAGTCACAGACATATACCACTCCGTGGATTTACGGCTCCTACGGTATCGGCCTCAATCAGGTTGCTACTCGTTTCCATGAGTATCTCAGAGCATTACACCCACAATTCGCAAAGAAACCACGCCCAGTTATTCTCAATACTTGGGAGGCTGTGTACTTCGATCATTCCTTCGATACGCTCAAAGCGCTCGCGGACAAAGCTCAGGACTCAGGAGTTGAGCGTTTTGTGGTTGATGATGGATGGTTTATGCATCGTCGTGATGACACCGCAGGTTTGGGAGATTGGCAGATTGATCCAGCTGTTTGGCCAGAAGGTTCCCAGAGTCTAGATGCTCTCGCAGAGTATGTTCACAAGCTTGGCATGGAGTTTGGCTTGTGGTTTGAGCCGGAAATGGTGAATCCTGATTCAGATGTCGCTCGCGCACATCCGGACTGGATTATCAAACCGACAGCAAACAGATTACCTATGACAGGGCGTAGCCAGCAGGTGCTGGATCTCAGCAATCCTGATGCTTATGAGTATGTGTTCTCTGCAATGGATGGACTAGTAGCTCAGCTGGGTATCGACTACATCAAGTGGGACCATAATCGTTTGGTTACTGAAGCTGTTTCTCCTCGCAGCGGGCGTCCTTGTGTACATCAGCAGACAGAAGCGGTGTATCAGATATTTCGTGATCTCAAGCAACACCATGTTGGTTTGGAAATCGAATCTTGCAGCTCAGGCGGTGGCCGCGTAGATTTGGGCATTCTTGAAGTTGCAGATCGTATTTGGGCATCTGACTGTGTCGATCCAGTGGAGCGTGCGGATATTCAGCGATATACCTCATTGCTGGTGCCTCCAGAGATGATCGGTGAGCATGTTGGTGCATCACCTGCGCATTCGACGCATCGTGCAACAAGTCAAGAAATGCGTATGGCAACTGCGTTCTTTGGTCATATGGGTATTGAGTGGAATTTGCTTAAAGAACCGCAGTCGGCAATTGATACTCTTGCAGGTTGGGTCGAAGCGTTCAAAGAGCGCAGAGGAATCTTTGCTACCGGACAGGCTGTGCACGGGGATTCAAGCGATCCTGGGGTTCGGCTTGACGGTGTGGTCAGTGAAGATAAATCTCACGGGGTCTATCGCTTTACTCAGCTCACCACTTCAAAAATATATCCCAGCGCTCCTGTGAGACTTCCTGGACTGGATCCTGATGCTCTCTATCGGGTAAAGCCTCTGTCTGTGAGCAGAGACATTAGCGAAATCGGTAATGCGCAGTCTGATTCAGGATGGTGGAATGAGCAAGGAGTAGTACTCCCAGGAGCGCTGTTGATGTCTTCAGGATTGCGCGCACCTTCCCTGCATCCGGCGCAAGCAGTGCTGTTTGAAGCTGAATTAGCTCAGTAA
- a CDS encoding carbohydrate ABC transporter permease: protein MSAATTLTNGAEPAGSEKIKKSRSHRINWWLTAVIAVLSLTILIPLYFTIITALKTPADAGTFGLPGTWEWHNFADAWNKVNYPKAALNSALITVAAVVLTLLTNTFVAYAVARNMDKRFFRFMYYFFIAAMFVPFPVIMLPIAKQFGSWHLDNQIGLVLLYMVLGLGTNLFIATGFIRSIPVSLEEAARIDGAGTWRIFWKIIFPLMGPINATIAILTALWAWNDFLLPLIILTDQSNQTIPLAQYVFSSQFATNYPMAFASYLMAMAPILIVYVFAQKWVISGVMRGAVK, encoded by the coding sequence ATGAGTGCCGCAACAACCTTAACGAATGGCGCAGAGCCTGCTGGGTCGGAAAAGATAAAGAAGAGTCGTTCTCACCGCATTAATTGGTGGTTGACCGCAGTCATTGCAGTGCTCTCTCTGACGATTCTTATTCCGCTGTATTTCACCATCATTACCGCTCTGAAAACACCTGCTGATGCAGGTACATTCGGTCTGCCGGGAACGTGGGAATGGCATAATTTTGCTGATGCTTGGAATAAAGTTAACTATCCAAAGGCAGCACTGAACTCGGCGTTAATTACCGTGGCTGCAGTGGTGTTGACATTGCTGACCAACACCTTTGTGGCGTATGCAGTGGCAAGGAATATGGATAAGCGATTCTTCCGCTTTATGTATTACTTCTTCATTGCTGCAATGTTTGTGCCTTTCCCTGTGATCATGCTTCCTATCGCTAAGCAATTCGGTAGCTGGCATTTGGATAATCAGATTGGCTTGGTGCTGCTGTATATGGTGCTTGGTCTTGGAACCAACTTGTTTATCGCAACCGGTTTCATCCGTTCGATTCCTGTCTCTTTGGAAGAAGCGGCGAGAATCGATGGTGCTGGGACTTGGCGCATCTTCTGGAAGATTATCTTCCCGCTGATGGGACCTATCAACGCTACTATCGCAATTCTGACAGCACTGTGGGCTTGGAACGACTTCCTGTTGCCATTGATTATTTTGACTGATCAGTCGAATCAGACAATTCCTCTGGCACAATATGTGTTCAGCTCTCAGTTCGCCACTAACTATCCGATGGCTTTCGCTAGCTATCTGATGGCTATGGCACCAATCCTCATCGTCTACGTCTTCGCCCAGAAGTGGGTCATCTCCGGCGTAATGAGGGGCGCCGTTAAGTAA
- a CDS encoding ABC transporter substrate-binding protein, with amino-acid sequence MKTVLGRTCAALLAAAIGLSISGCGSSTAQVVTLDFFQFKSEAADQFKAMAKEFEAENPNIRININNSASAQTDLRTRLVKNRVPDVITFNGDISFGMFAASGVFHDFTDDPIVKTLNPGMVTIAKNLVQTTDASKKKLYGLPFAGNASGYIYNKALWRQAGVDPDNPPTTWTGFIQMLQKFKAAGITPVQATVADSWTLQAPLASLNGTLVPESKYTDLKTGATTFDKIWTDAGNKIVELMKYSQADQGVTYQQGTQDFANGKAAIIPLGTYAIPQIKLVNAKADLGFAQMPATDNADEQVLTAGDDVMLTMGANTKHPKEAMKFIKFLMSKPQLEAYAKAQSAFTPLKDTTVGDDALKGVLPFFKQNKLADFCDHYIPSSINIGGYLQTMVTTGNVDNFTSSMQTEWDKIQARTFE; translated from the coding sequence ATGAAAACAGTTTTGGGCCGTACATGCGCAGCTCTATTAGCTGCTGCTATAGGTCTGTCGATCAGTGGTTGCGGTTCATCCACCGCACAGGTCGTAACTTTGGACTTCTTCCAGTTCAAGTCGGAAGCTGCTGATCAGTTCAAAGCGATGGCTAAGGAATTCGAGGCTGAGAACCCGAATATCCGAATCAATATTAATAACTCAGCTAGTGCGCAGACTGATTTGCGTACTCGTCTGGTCAAGAACCGCGTGCCAGATGTCATCACATTTAACGGCGATATCAGCTTTGGCATGTTTGCTGCCTCGGGCGTATTCCATGATTTTACGGACGATCCGATCGTTAAAACTTTGAATCCTGGCATGGTAACTATCGCCAAGAATCTTGTTCAAACTACTGACGCCTCCAAAAAGAAGCTCTATGGTTTGCCATTCGCAGGTAATGCTAGCGGTTACATCTATAACAAGGCGCTGTGGAGACAAGCAGGTGTAGATCCGGATAACCCACCAACAACATGGACTGGCTTTATCCAGATGCTCCAGAAGTTCAAGGCTGCTGGTATTACACCAGTACAGGCCACAGTTGCTGATTCCTGGACCTTGCAGGCTCCTCTAGCTTCGCTGAACGGTACCTTAGTGCCTGAAAGCAAGTACACAGATTTGAAGACTGGTGCTACCACCTTTGACAAGATCTGGACTGATGCAGGAAACAAGATTGTTGAGTTAATGAAGTACTCACAAGCGGATCAGGGTGTTACCTACCAGCAGGGAACGCAGGACTTTGCAAATGGTAAGGCCGCAATTATTCCGCTGGGAACTTATGCTATTCCTCAGATCAAACTGGTGAACGCCAAAGCAGATCTTGGTTTTGCACAGATGCCAGCCACTGATAATGCTGATGAGCAAGTTCTTACCGCAGGTGATGATGTGATGCTGACTATGGGTGCCAATACCAAGCATCCGAAGGAAGCCATGAAGTTCATTAAGTTCCTGATGAGTAAGCCACAGCTTGAGGCTTATGCCAAGGCTCAGTCGGCATTTACACCTCTGAAAGACACCACGGTCGGTGACGATGCCCTCAAGGGTGTACTCCCGTTCTTCAAGCAGAATAAGCTCGCTGATTTCTGCGATCATTACATTCCGTCATCCATCAACATCGGAGGCTATCTCCAGACGATGGTGACAACGGGCAATGTGGATAACTTCACCTCCTCGATGCAGACCGAGTGGGACAAGATCCAAGCCAGGACCTTCGAGTAG